The genomic stretch CCTCCAGCAGCGCGTCCCAGCGCCCCTCCTCGATGAAGGTCCGCGTGCTGCGCCCGTTGCGTGCGAGGTTGACGACGCGCACGTCATCGGTGTCGAAGTACGACTGGAGATGTTCGGCCCACCCGGTCTCTGGTCGGCGATCGGCGCGCTTCTCGGCCGCCGTCGAGTCGCCCGCGACGAAGACGTGGACCGGTCGGGGCGCGAGCACGAAGCCCGCCAGCAGGACGATCAGCGCGAGGCCGGAGAAACGGGAGAGCACGGGCATGGGCGAACGGATCGGAGGGGCCCGCCTCGGCGGCGAGGCGGACGGGGCTACTCGCCGACGGTCACGACGATGGGCGCGCCGAGGCGGGCGGCCTCGGCGTCGAGGAGCGCCCACCAGTCGCCGACGGCGTCCACATCGCCGCTGGCGGTCCACCCGGCGCCGACGTACGAGACGACCGGCACGCCGGGCGTGGCGTCGACGGTGGCGAGGTAATGCCGTCCCTCACGGGCGATGCGGCCGAGCGCGGCTGAGGGGACCATCACGGCCGTCCCCAGCTCGCCGTGGCCGCCGTTCTTGCGCTCGACCGGCCCCCACAGTGCGAGCCACGTCCAGTCGGCCCCGTCGCGCGTGGAGGCGACGACGCCCTCGGGGCGGTCCACGAGCCCGACCACGGCCGGGACCGGGCCGTCGGCGGTGTAGGTGCTCTCCTGGCGGTAGAGGTGCCGCCCGGCGTCGATGGTGATGCGCTTCCGCTCCGCGACCCGCTGGCCGCCCGCATCGAACGGCTGGTAGTCCATCTCGAAGACGGCGCGGATGGGGCCGTCGGCCAGGATGCGCCAATCGTCGAAGTTCTCCGGGCGGACGAGGTCGCCGTCGGCCCAGACGCCGGTGCCGCCCGCGCCCAGCGTCGTGCCGACCGAGTAGAAGTCGGCGCCCTCGCCCGAGTCGACGTGGTAGGCGTCGTGGCCCTTTTCGTACCAGCGCTCCGTGATCAGGTCGCGCGTGCGCTTCGGCCACACGTCGATGCCGGACGAGACGAGCGGCTGGAACTCGTCGGCCTCCCAGAGCCCCTTGCCGTAGGTCCGCCACGCGATCCGGTCGCTCTCCCAGGCCATGTCGTCGCGGTAGTCGTCGTGCATGGCGTGGACGCGGGGCGCGTACGCGGAGTCCGGCGCGACGGCCTCGACCCGGAACGCGCGCGTCTCGTTCGGCCACAGGCCGGTCAGGATGAGCAGGTGCTCCGGCGTCCCGTCGGCGTCCAGGTCGAGCGGCTGGCTGACCACCTCGGCCTCGGTGGCCGGATCGACCACCCGGACCGCGTCGGGGCCGAGGCCGGGGAGCGCGGCGGCGAGAGTG from Rubrivirga sp. SAORIC476 encodes the following:
- a CDS encoding DUF4861 family protein, giving the protein MRTLLLALLALAAPGALAQSAVTVTVANPLDLARPDAVAEVPWATLAAALPGLGPDAVRVVDPATEAEVVSQPLDLDADGTPEHLLILTGLWPNETRAFRVEAVAPDSAYAPRVHAMHDDYRDDMAWESDRIAWRTYGKGLWEADEFQPLVSSGIDVWPKRTRDLITERWYEKGHDAYHVDSGEGADFYSVGTTLGAGGTGVWADGDLVRPENFDDWRILADGPIRAVFEMDYQPFDAGGQRVAERKRITIDAGRHLYRQESTYTADGPVPAVVGLVDRPEGVVASTRDGADWTWLALWGPVERKNGGHGELGTAVMVPSAALGRIAREGRHYLATVDATPGVPVVSYVGAGWTASGDVDAVGDWWALLDAEAARLGAPIVVTVGE